A window of Gammaproteobacteria bacterium genomic DNA:
CGGATTCCACCATATTTGCCCACATGAATCTTGAATGTTCTGCGGGAGGGAGCGAAGGTGAGATCTTTTTCGGTTGTCATGGCAACGGCCTCCGGTAGTGAGCGGGTTCTAGGGACTATAGCAGAGTTGCACAAGCTGGTGCAAAGCTCCTGTACATGCGCCGCGTGGGCGAAAAATCCGGGTAGCGCTCGCTAACCAGCGCCAGCGCCCGCTCCCGCACCGTCTCGGGAATGGCATTGGCCGGGCGCTTGCCGCGACGCGCCGAGACCAGGCCCGCCGCCCCCCGTTCCCGGTACCTTCGCACCAAGCGCTTGACCTGGCGCACGCTCAATCCCAACTGCACGGCCGCCTGCGCCTGCCGTATTTGGCGGCGCGCCACCGCCTGGATTACCCCCAGCCGATCCGCCTCGCGCCCGCTCATCGTTAGCCATTCCCCCATCTTTCTCCCCTCCGTATCCGGCAAAAGGGGACATTACTGCTTTGGTTTTACAGCGAATTACTGTATGATCGGCAACTTATGCGCCGCGCCCGCCCCCAGTCCGACAGGCTCCCAGGCGGCGTCCGCAACAGCGACAACCTGCGATGACCGTCCACAACCCAAAAGAGCATGGCGCGCAAGATCGGTCCAAGCCCCTGGTCTCCGTCGTCATGACCGTCTTTAACCGCGAAAACTATGTCGCGGCGGCGGCGCAGAGCATCCTCAACCAAAGCCTGCGCGACCTGGAGCTAATCGTCGTTGACGACGGCTCCACCGATTCCTCGCCGCAAATCGTCGCCGACATTGCCCGGCAGGATCCGCGAGTGAAAATCATTCGGCAGGAAAATGCCGGGCTCGCTGCGGCGCGCAACCGCGGCGCGAAAGAAGCGCGTGGGGAATATATCGCCTTCCAGGACGACGACGACGAATCCCTGCCGCAACGAATCCAGAAGCAAGCGGATGCCCTGGACCGCGATCCGGGAATCGCCGCGGTCGTCTGTAAAATAAA
This region includes:
- a CDS encoding helix-turn-helix domain-containing protein codes for the protein MSGREADRLGVIQAVARRQIRQAQAAVQLGLSVRQVKRLVRRYRERGAAGLVSARRGKRPANAIPETVRERALALVSERYPDFSPTRRMYRSFAPACATLL